Proteins encoded together in one Carya illinoinensis cultivar Pawnee chromosome 3, C.illinoinensisPawnee_v1, whole genome shotgun sequence window:
- the LOC122304817 gene encoding uncharacterized protein LOC122304817 has translation MASSSSSPYLLHPSDSPSLILVSGLLTGDNFPKWQKAMTRALNAKNKLSFVDGSLPTPDPSSPEYNQWNQTKDMVLNWLLNSISPSLANSLEFHTNPRDVWVDLQSRFNHGNNARLYHLKRALSSLHQNTNSIHEYYNNIKQLWDELSHLQNTTDLKDMQKQVDDERVFQFLLGLNDSFAQLRTQILAMDPLPSITKVFSILFQEEQQRLLQLQPPPADSMAFAVNSNHSLSHLRCTECGKQGHTRDRCWRVIGYPSGRDPRTKPRPSILGKPPSGFTPAANQASCSTDSPPLLGLTPDLYQQLLDLLKPKPTPSNFVGPTVDEADWSG, from the exons ATggcctcttcttcctcttccccctACCtccttcatccttctgattcaCCTAGTCTAATTCTTGTTTCTGGCCTTCTTACAGGCGACAACTTCCCAAAATGGCAAAAAGCCATGACCCGTGCACTCAATGCCAAAAACAAACTTAGTTTTGTTGATGGCTCTCTCCCCACCCCTGATCCTAGTTCTCCCGAATACAACCAATGGAATCAAACCAAAGACATGGTTCTTAACTGGCTTTTGAACTCCATCAGCCCATCTCTAGCCAACTCACTCGAATTTCACACAAACCCACGTGATGTTTGGGTTGACCTTCAATCTCGTTTCAACCACGGCAATAACGCACGCCTCTATCATCTCAAGCGAGCCCTTTCCTCCCTGCATCAGAATACCAACTCCATTCATGAATACTACAACAATATCAAACAGCTATGGGATGAATTAAGCCATCTTCAAAACACCACTGACCTCAAAGATATGCAAAAACAAGTTGATGATGAGCGTGTCTTTCAATTCCTCCTTGGCCTAAACGACTCCTTTGCCCAACTCAGAACCCAAATCCTTGCTATGGACCCCCTTCCTTCAATCACCaaagttttttctattttatttcaggAAGAGCAGCAGCGTCTCCTTCAACTTCAACCACCACCGGCGGATTCCATGGCCTTCGCTGTCAACTCCAACCACTCACTGAGCCACCTCCGTTGCACCGAATGTGGAAAACAGGGCCACACCCGTGACCGCTGCTGGAGGGTCATCGGCTACCCATCAGGCCGAGACCCACGTACCAAGCCACGCCCCTCCATCCTCGGCAAACCCCCCTCTGGTTTCACTCCGGCTGCCAATCAAGCCTCCTGCTCCACCGATTCTCCTCCCCTCCTCGGATTGACGCCGGATCTCTACCAGCAACTTCTGGACCTGCTCAAACCGAAACCTACTCCTTCAAACTTTGTTG gACCCACAGTCGACGAGGCTGATTGGAGCGGGTGA